A region from the Anomaloglossus baeobatrachus isolate aAnoBae1 chromosome 11, aAnoBae1.hap1, whole genome shotgun sequence genome encodes:
- the LOC142255772 gene encoding phospholipase A2 inhibitor PIP-like, which yields MSSYKSIFHLKEWEGDVEQPSKVRRRDLSSSILPTTMENFLRVVSMFFIYITSGTSLLCEKCENYHGKTCKNTTTEICAPSVTSCRTTVMFERIDNEKYYQIWKSCANSPSLCNLTFNMTVGIDVYSSTKCCKGNLCNAGSISLVPTNYKQKRNGVECPYCYTRGKSCTPSDTMKCRGPQTRCFSFTGKIYNSTHAEDWAYQGCATKNICTHPIPPFPETVFLDGHKITCTRNEDDDDDDKNDEDEEEEHKYD from the exons ATGTCATCATATAAGTCAATATTTCATCTTAAGGAGTGGG AAGGAGATGTAGAACAACCATCAAAGGTGAGAAGAAGAGATCTGAGCTCCTCAATCCTTCCTACCACCATGGAGAACTTCCTAAGGGTTGTGTCAATGTTCTTCATCTACATTACATCAG GGACCAGTCTTCTCTGTGAGAAGTGTGAAAACTACCatggaaaaacatgcaaaaatacaACTACCGAGATCTGCGCCCCATCAGTCACAAGCTGCAGAACTACTGTGATGTTTGAACGTATCG ATAATGAGAAATACTACCAAATCTGGAAGTCTTGTGCAAACTCCCCTTCCCTGTGTAATCTAACTTTCAACATGACAGTGGGAATTGATGTTTATAGCTCAACAAAGTGCTGCAAGGGAAACCTCTGCAATGCAGGATCTATATCAT TGGTACCGACGAACTACAAACAAAAAAGAAATGGGGTGGAATGTCCCTACTGTTATACAAGAGGAAAAAGTTGTACTCCATCTGACACCATGAAATGTCGGGGCCCCCAGACGcgctgcttctccttcactggtAAAATATATAATTCGA CTCATGCAGAAGATTGGGCCTACCAAGGATGCGCCACCAAGAACATTTGCACTCATCCAATTCCTCCTTTTCCTGAGACTGTATTTCTTGATGGTCACAAAATCACATGTACTAGAAACGAAGACGACGACGATGATGACAAAAATGATGAAGATGAAGAAGAGGAACATAAATATGATTAA